A portion of the Musa acuminata AAA Group cultivar baxijiao chromosome BXJ1-1, Cavendish_Baxijiao_AAA, whole genome shotgun sequence genome contains these proteins:
- the LOC135673725 gene encoding uncharacterized protein LOC135673725, protein MSFMAAPGAEEDEGAAAAGQIHLPAEVDWEMLDKWRFFVLGAALFSGVSAALYPAVVLKTRLQVAQPAPPCLRAAASILRHEGPRGFYRGFATSLAGTVPARALYMGALEATKSAVGTATLRFGVPEPAASAAASAAAGLSAAVAAQVVWTPIDVVSQRLMVQGSAAATAAAKYRGGVDAFKKILFSDGLRGLYRGFGMSILTYAPSNAVWWASYSLSQRLIWGGIGYHMGGGELRPGHGTVVVVQGISAAVAGGASAVMTMPLDTIKTRMQVLDGGGERMTIGRTVRSLLREGGWGACYRGLGPRWASMSVSATTMITTYEFLKRLSAKEGFL, encoded by the coding sequence ATGAGCTTTATGGCGGCGCCGGGGGCGGAGGAGGACGAGGGGGCCGCGGCGGCAGGGCAGATCCATTTGCCGGCGGAGGTGGACTGGGAGATGCTGGACAAGTGGCGGTTCTTCGTCCTGGGCGCCGCACTCTTCTCCGGCGTGTCCGCGGCGCTGTACCCGGCGGTGGTCCTCAAAACGCGGCTCCAGGTCGCGCAGCCAGCGCCGCCGTGCCTCCGCGCGGCGGCGTCCATCCTCCGCCACGAGGGACCCCGGGGGTTCTACCGCGGATTTGCCACGTCCCTCGCGGGCACCGTCCCCGCGCGGGCCCTCTACATGGGCGCGCTTGAGGCCACCAAGAGCGCCGTCGGCACCGCCACTCTCCGCTTCGGGGTCCCCGAGCCCGCCGCCTCGGCTGCCGCCTCCGCTGCCGCCGGACTCAGCGCGGCTGTCGCCGCCCAAGTCGTCTGGACACCCATCGACGTGGTCAGCCAACGCCTCATGGTGCAGggctccgccgccgccaccgccgctgccaaGTACCGCGGTGGTGTTGACGCCTTTAAGAAGATACTGTTCTCCGATGGCCTCCGCGGCCTTTACCGGGGGTTCGGGATGTCAATCCTCACCTACGCCCCATCCAATGCCGTGTGGTGGGCGTCCTACTCCCTCTCTCAGAGACTAATCTGGGGTGGCATCGGCTACCACATGGGTGGCGGCGAGTTGAGGCCGGGACACGGTACGGTGGTGGTGGTGCAGGGGATAAGTGCGGCGGTGGCAGGGGGAGCTTCGGCGGTCATGACAATGCCACTGGACACCATTAAGACGAGGATGCAGGTGTTGGACGGCGGTGGCGAGAGGATGACGATTGGGCGAACAGTGAGGAGTCTTCTAAGGGAAGGCGGGTGGGGGGCATGCTACCGAGGGCTTGGTCCGAGGTGGGCTTCCATGTCTGTGTCCGCGACCACCATGATCACCACCTACGAGTTCTTGAAGAGGCTTTCAGCGAAAGAGGGCTTTCTTTGA